One genomic segment of Ctenopharyngodon idella isolate HZGC_01 chromosome 7, HZGC01, whole genome shotgun sequence includes these proteins:
- the LOC127516283 gene encoding uncharacterized protein LOC127516283: MIKLWLLNIRSLSSKSLIVNDIIKDNNLDVLCLTETWLKPDDYITLNESSPQGYDYRHNARQKGKGGGVAVIYSNIYSISQKSFKYNSFEVMVLYVTLCRLTFVLATVYRPPGHHTDFIKEFADFLSELVLAADKVLVVVDFNIHVDNKKDALGLAFADILNSIGVRQHVSGPTHCRNHTLDLILSHGIDIDAVEILQQSDDISDHYLVSCILHLVKAAKLPPCHKYGRTITSTTKDRFINNLPDQFHRLSIPESLEDLDVVTETIASVFFSTLDSVAPLRLKKIKEINPMPWYNEHTRALKLAARKMERSWKKTKLEVFN, from the coding sequence atgataaaactctggttgttaaatattagatccctttcttcaaaatcacttattgttaatgatattatcaaagataataatctagatgtgctgtgtttgacagaaacttggctaaaaccggacgattacattactttaaatgagtctagtcctcaaggttatgattatcgacacaatgcccgtcagaaaggcaaagggggaggtgttgctgtaatctatagtaatatttacagtattagtcaaaagtctttcaaatataattccttcgaagtgatggtactttacgtaacattatgtaggttgacatttgtgctggctactgtatacaggccaccaggacaccatacagactttatcaaagaatttgctgattttctgtcggagttagtattggctgcagataaagtccttgttgttgttgattttaatatccatgtagataataaaaaagacgcattaggattggcatttgcagatattctaaactctattggtgttagacaacatgtgtcagggcccactcattgtcgtaatcatactttagatctaatattgtcacatggaatcgatattgatgctgttgaaattctgcagcagagtgacgacatctcagatcattatctagtctcgtgtatactacatttagtcaaggcggctaaactgcctccatgccataaatatggtagaaccatcacttctaccactaaagatcgctttataaataatcttcctgatcagtttcatcgccttagcataccagaaagcctagaagacctcgatgttgtaacagaaactattgcctctgtctttttcagcacattagactcagttgctcctttgcgcttaaaaaagattaaggaaattaatccaatgccatggtacaatgagcacactcgggccctaaagttagcagccagaaaaatggagcgcagctggaagaaaacaaaactagaagtatttaattaa